The Niallia alba genome includes a window with the following:
- a CDS encoding DUF1657 domain-containing protein gives MTVINDVKTALAGLKSAQASFETFALSTDNEQAKQLYQDAAKQTQSVLQSVEPRVQQIEQEEPQYKQQ, from the coding sequence ATGACAGTCATAAATGACGTTAAAACAGCTTTAGCCGGATTAAAAAGCGCTCAAGCTAGCTTTGAAACATTTGCTCTTAGTACAGATAATGAACAAGCGAAGCAGCTTTACCAAGATGCTGCTAAACAAACCCAATCGGTTTTACAAAGCGTTGAACCACGCGTTCAACAAATCGAACAAGAAGAACCTCAATACAAACAACAATAA
- a CDS encoding cell wall hydrolase, whose translation MTRVAYRNADVDLMARMMRAEAEGEGPQGMLYVGNVIVNRVVADCADFKELRTIRDVIFHVQGGNYSFEAVQKGNVFYQRARESERRLARKNLEYWRDHPAKYALWYFNPYGPCPPTWYDQPFTGQFKQHCFYEPALGTCESVYSPR comes from the coding sequence ATGACAAGAGTAGCTTACCGAAATGCAGACGTCGATTTAATGGCAAGGATGATGAGAGCAGAAGCTGAAGGCGAAGGACCACAAGGAATGCTATATGTTGGAAATGTCATTGTTAACCGTGTTGTAGCAGATTGTGCTGACTTTAAGGAATTAAGAACAATTAGAGATGTCATTTTTCACGTACAAGGAGGAAATTACTCTTTTGAAGCTGTTCAAAAAGGTAATGTATTTTATCAAAGAGCAAGAGAATCTGAAAGAAGATTAGCAAGAAAGAATTTGGAATATTGGAGAGATCACCCAGCGAAATATGCTCTTTGGTACTTTAATCCATATGGTCCGTGTCCTCCAACATGGTATGACCAACCTTTTACTGGTCAATTTAAACAACATTGTTTTTATGAACCAGCGCTTGGAACATGTGAAAGCGTTTATAGTCCTCGTTGA
- a CDS encoding polysaccharide deacetylase family protein — protein MGILKLLVYIAEEFYEEKNSLILIVFLSTFILTITDLIGPFNTIGSGTAALKEKNDELYKEIKVYREEHKIEPIDAKVDRVWKAIPGYNGLDVDIESSYKKMKSDGNFHKNKVVYKEKPPNVHLENLAPIPIYKGNPEKPMVALLINVAWGNEYIPTILTTLKESKVKATFFFDGSWVKKNPDLAKMIYREGHEIGNHAYSHLDLKKRSKSDTIQELEKTNALIEETIGIKPKWFAPPSGLTNPLRIFQ, from the coding sequence ATGGGTATTTTAAAATTATTAGTTTATATTGCGGAGGAGTTTTATGAGGAAAAAAATTCGCTAATACTAATAGTGTTTTTAAGTACTTTCATTTTAACAATTACGGATCTTATTGGACCATTTAATACTATTGGCTCTGGTACAGCAGCCTTAAAGGAGAAAAATGATGAACTTTACAAAGAAATTAAAGTGTATAGAGAGGAACATAAAATTGAACCGATTGATGCAAAAGTCGATAGAGTGTGGAAGGCAATTCCTGGATACAATGGATTGGATGTAGATATTGAATCTAGTTATAAAAAAATGAAATCAGATGGTAATTTTCACAAAAACAAAGTTGTTTATAAGGAAAAACCTCCAAATGTCCATTTAGAAAATCTAGCACCCATCCCGATTTATAAAGGAAATCCAGAAAAGCCTATGGTGGCGTTATTAATAAATGTTGCTTGGGGTAATGAGTACATTCCAACGATCCTTACCACACTAAAGGAATCCAAGGTCAAGGCGACATTTTTTTTCGATGGTAGCTGGGTTAAAAAGAATCCTGACCTAGCTAAGATGATCTATCGGGAAGGCCATGAAATTGGAAATCATGCTTATAGTCATCTAGATCTTAAGAAGCGATCTAAAAGTGATACCATACAAGAGTTAGAAAAGACGAATGCTCTCATTGAAGAAACCATTGGCATAAAACCGAAGTGGTTCGCACCTCCCAGCGGTTTGACAAACCCTCTGAGGATCTTCCAGTAA
- a CDS encoding YitT family protein, translated as MIVIFQKLIATLIGSLLLGVGVNGFLVPHHLIDGGILGIALLLHYFFKFPTGIIMVGLSIPICIFSSINKKEYFFSSLQGLLVSSLFIDLLVPLRSQFFIPQLASALIGGAIIGVGVGLMLRYKTSTGGTDLLAEIISETFSLNIALVIILIDGIIVLACLALLKLDTFIYSCIAITSVGLITSLIKGK; from the coding sequence GTGATTGTTATTTTTCAGAAATTAATAGCTACTCTTATTGGAAGTCTGTTATTAGGAGTTGGTGTGAATGGGTTTCTAGTTCCTCATCATTTAATAGATGGTGGAATCCTTGGGATCGCACTATTACTTCATTATTTTTTTAAATTTCCAACTGGTATTATAATGGTGGGGTTAAGTATCCCTATTTGTATATTTTCCTCAATAAATAAAAAAGAGTATTTTTTTAGTAGTTTGCAAGGCTTATTGGTTTCGTCCTTATTTATTGATTTACTTGTTCCTCTTCGTTCTCAATTTTTTATTCCCCAACTTGCAAGCGCACTAATTGGAGGTGCAATAATTGGAGTTGGTGTTGGTCTAATGCTGCGATATAAGACAAGCACTGGAGGAACTGACTTACTAGCTGAAATTATTTCTGAAACTTTTTCGTTAAATATTGCACTTGTAATCATACTGATAGATGGAATTATTGTGTTGGCATGTCTGGCTTTATTAAAATTAGATACCTTCATTTATTCATGTATAGCTATTACCTCTGTGGGTTTAATAACATCCTTAATTAAAGGAAAATAA
- the istA gene encoding IS21 family transposase translates to MDKWEMYMEIKQLLKQGFSQTKIAEKLGVSRTTVYRHLKRSPSEMAEWVDSLQYKKKKLDPYKELILSWLRMHPDMSAAQVYDWLLEKYKDLTVGESTVRTYVKALREEYKINKETSPRMYEAIPDPPMGEQMQVDFGHTRQKTVDNKEAKLNFIAFVLSHSRQKYKEWLDRPFTTRDVIQAHENAFKWYGGMTNEIVYDQDSLIVVSENGGDLILTKEFQQYRESRGINLRVCRKADPESKGRIENVVGFIKQNYAKHRVFHNIDSWNEQGWEWLNRTGNYKIHNTTKKRPFEVFLLEKQHLKPVSQNIDIQNNYEISIARCVHKDNTIRYQSNRYSLPLGTYNKYEKVCIKETETKELVIYIPDTGEIIAKHSIPEGKGMLIKDKKHSRDRTKGVGAFINTVAERFEDKELAFKYLEKVREKNPRYIKDQLQIILRETKGIDNEVLTKALAECLKRKLYSATDFGDIIAYVKRQRQVHETVIDKKKEVKNLNRLSEWVLETEAYKRKVDTYTVLMEVE, encoded by the coding sequence GTGGATAAGTGGGAAATGTACATGGAGATAAAGCAATTATTAAAGCAAGGATTTAGTCAGACAAAGATAGCTGAAAAGTTAGGGGTTTCTCGAACAACTGTTTACAGGCACTTAAAGAGATCTCCTTCGGAGATGGCGGAATGGGTTGATTCTCTTCAGTATAAAAAGAAAAAATTAGATCCATATAAAGAACTGATTTTATCTTGGTTGAGAATGCATCCGGATATGTCAGCAGCACAAGTTTATGATTGGCTTTTAGAGAAATATAAAGATCTAACTGTTGGAGAAAGTACAGTAAGAACATATGTAAAAGCATTAAGAGAAGAATACAAAATAAATAAGGAAACATCTCCTCGAATGTATGAGGCAATTCCTGATCCCCCAATGGGAGAACAAATGCAAGTAGATTTTGGTCATACGAGACAAAAAACTGTTGATAATAAGGAAGCCAAACTCAACTTTATAGCTTTTGTCTTATCACATTCTAGACAAAAGTATAAAGAGTGGTTGGATAGACCATTTACAACACGGGATGTTATACAAGCCCATGAGAACGCGTTTAAATGGTATGGAGGAATGACCAATGAGATCGTTTATGACCAAGATAGTTTAATTGTTGTTAGCGAAAATGGTGGAGATCTAATTTTAACTAAAGAATTTCAGCAGTATAGAGAATCCAGAGGAATAAACCTTCGGGTTTGTAGAAAAGCTGACCCTGAGAGTAAGGGAAGAATAGAAAATGTAGTTGGATTTATCAAACAAAACTATGCCAAACATAGAGTGTTTCATAACATCGACTCTTGGAATGAGCAAGGATGGGAATGGCTGAACAGAACGGGTAACTATAAAATACACAATACAACAAAAAAGAGACCATTCGAAGTGTTCCTCCTGGAAAAGCAACACTTAAAACCAGTCTCCCAAAATATAGATATTCAAAATAACTATGAGATAAGTATAGCAAGATGTGTTCATAAGGACAATACTATTCGTTACCAATCTAATCGGTACTCTCTTCCACTTGGAACTTATAACAAATATGAAAAAGTATGTATCAAGGAAACGGAGACTAAAGAATTAGTTATTTATATACCTGATACTGGCGAAATTATTGCAAAACATTCAATTCCCGAAGGGAAAGGGATGTTAATAAAAGATAAAAAACATAGTAGGGATCGTACAAAAGGTGTTGGAGCATTCATTAATACAGTGGCTGAGAGATTTGAAGATAAAGAACTAGCCTTTAAATATTTAGAGAAGGTTAGGGAAAAAAATCCTCGTTACATTAAAGACCAGTTGCAAATCATCTTGCGCGAAACAAAAGGTATCGATAACGAAGTACTGACTAAAGCGTTAGCAGAGTGTTTAAAAAGGAAATTATACAGTGCAACTGATTTTGGCGATATCATTGCATATGTGAAACGTCAGCGCCAGGTACATGAAACAGTTATTGATAAAAAGAAAGAAGTTAAGAATTTGAACAGGCTATCAGAATGGGTTTTAGAAACAGAAGCATACAAAAGAAAAGTAGATACTTACACGGTTTTAATGGAGGTTGAATAG
- a CDS encoding ATP-binding protein: MSQIQQLQDIMKGLRLVETAKHLPHLIREAEQKDLSFTQFLLDVTSYEQTRREEKQLNNRLKWATFPFSKTLEEFNLKEQKSLSNKQLNRLKDLTWIEQLYNLILLGPPGVGNYRKFMLMERL, encoded by the coding sequence ATGAGCCAAATCCAACAATTACAAGACATAATGAAAGGGTTAAGACTCGTTGAAACTGCCAAGCATCTCCCCCATTTGATCAGAGAAGCTGAGCAAAAAGACCTTTCATTTACTCAATTCCTGTTAGATGTCACTTCTTATGAGCAAACTCGAAGAGAAGAAAAGCAACTAAACAACCGATTAAAGTGGGCAACTTTTCCTTTCAGCAAAACACTTGAGGAGTTTAATTTAAAAGAACAAAAGTCTTTAAGCAACAAACAACTAAATAGATTAAAAGATTTAACTTGGATAGAACAGCTGTACAATTTGATTTTATTAGGGCCACCAGGTGTAGGTAATTATCGAAAGTTTATGCTTATGGAAAGACTCTAA
- a CDS encoding site-specific integrase, which produces MKQTDFAKTLTRYLSQYLPGQRNVSTNTIKSYRDTFKQILKFCDTELQISPESLTFNMIKSDTIQDFLVWLEKTKEISINTRNQRLAAIHSFYRYVQMENPENMFECQKILCIPFKKREIKPIDYLTQESLKVLFEQPNTNTAKGRRDLIIMALLYDTGARIQELIDLKVGNIRLAKPATVLLMGKGGKARYVPIMGKTRDLLENYLKENYLLENGKQNHPLFYNSARQPFTRPGITYILEKYLIKAKELHSEIMFPDKLKPHMMRHTKAMHLLEAGVNLIYIRDLLGHVNVSTTEHYARTNSQMKRKALEAVYMEVVKQNVPVWDENKDLMNWLKELCK; this is translated from the coding sequence ATGAAGCAGACTGATTTCGCTAAGACTTTGACTCGCTATTTATCGCAATATCTTCCAGGACAGAGAAATGTCAGTACAAATACAATCAAGTCATATCGGGACACGTTTAAACAGATACTGAAATTTTGTGATACGGAATTACAAATCAGCCCCGAATCCTTGACTTTTAATATGATAAAATCCGATACCATACAAGACTTTCTAGTTTGGCTTGAAAAGACAAAAGAGATAAGCATTAATACACGTAATCAACGTTTAGCAGCTATTCACAGTTTCTATCGATATGTGCAGATGGAAAATCCAGAAAATATGTTTGAGTGCCAGAAAATATTATGTATCCCATTCAAAAAGAGAGAAATAAAGCCAATAGATTATCTGACACAAGAAAGTCTAAAGGTTTTATTTGAACAACCGAACACAAATACAGCTAAGGGTCGTCGTGATTTAATTATTATGGCCCTTCTTTATGACACAGGAGCACGAATACAGGAATTAATCGATTTAAAAGTTGGAAATATTCGTCTAGCTAAACCAGCTACTGTTTTATTGATGGGGAAAGGTGGCAAGGCAAGATACGTTCCTATCATGGGGAAAACTAGAGATTTATTAGAAAACTATCTTAAAGAGAATTATTTGTTGGAAAATGGTAAACAAAATCATCCATTATTTTATAATAGTGCCCGCCAGCCCTTTACACGGCCGGGAATAACATATATTTTGGAGAAATATTTAATAAAAGCCAAGGAATTACATTCAGAAATAATGTTCCCAGATAAATTGAAACCTCATATGATGAGACACACTAAGGCTATGCATCTATTAGAAGCTGGGGTTAACCTTATTTATATTAGGGACTTATTAGGGCATGTCAATGTAAGTACAACTGAACATTATGCCAGAACTAACTCTCAAATGAAGAGGAAAGCGTTGGAGGCAGTCTATATGGAAGTTGTTAAGCAGAATGTTCCCGTTTGGGATGAAAATAAGGATTTAATGAATTGGTTAAAGGAACTCTGTAAATAA
- a CDS encoding tyrosine-type recombinase/integrase, protein MTQDKVIFTSNLSELLNGYVKEQRAIGYKYIKGASLLKYLDIFLVESHLTEKRLTKEIVLQWTRKKPNETDSTRSGRISIVRGFAKYMVRLGYEAYIYPAAAVTITRYSYMPHIFTEDEMRDLFIVCDNAPVSKASPNRNIVLQLLIRMLYGCGLRISEALKLKLDDVDLENGTLLVRKAKLGKERLVPMAETLTEQCRQYSHKVHSYGSSEDYFFPSPYGGHYKEGTVYKLFRDLLWKAGISHSGKGPRLHDLRHTFSVHCLKKWVLNGEDLTNLLPYLSTYLGHVDLRGTQHYLRLTAELYPTITASIEEHYSTLIPEVFFHEAD, encoded by the coding sequence ATGACTCAAGATAAAGTTATTTTTACAAGCAATCTTAGCGAGCTTTTAAACGGATATGTAAAGGAACAGAGAGCTATTGGTTATAAATATATTAAAGGTGCTTCTCTATTGAAATATCTTGATATTTTTCTCGTCGAAAGTCACTTGACCGAGAAACGGCTTACTAAAGAAATAGTATTACAATGGACTAGAAAGAAACCGAATGAGACTGATAGTACTAGAAGCGGAAGAATTTCAATAGTTAGAGGCTTTGCAAAATACATGGTTCGACTTGGGTATGAAGCTTATATTTATCCAGCTGCAGCTGTGACAATTACAAGATATTCTTATATGCCACATATTTTTACTGAAGATGAAATGAGAGATTTATTTATTGTTTGTGATAATGCTCCAGTTTCTAAAGCATCACCTAATAGAAATATTGTCCTACAGCTACTAATAAGAATGTTATATGGATGTGGTCTTAGAATCTCAGAAGCTCTAAAGTTGAAACTAGATGATGTTGATTTAGAAAACGGAACTCTATTAGTTCGAAAAGCCAAACTCGGTAAGGAAAGACTTGTTCCAATGGCAGAAACATTGACAGAGCAATGCCGTCAGTACTCACATAAGGTTCATAGTTATGGGTCCTCTGAAGATTACTTTTTTCCATCACCATATGGCGGGCATTATAAGGAGGGTACTGTATATAAGCTCTTCAGGGATTTACTATGGAAAGCTGGAATATCCCATAGTGGTAAAGGCCCAAGACTTCATGATCTAAGGCATACTTTTTCTGTTCATTGTTTAAAGAAGTGGGTACTAAATGGAGAGGATTTAACAAATCTCCTTCCCTATCTTTCTACTTACTTAGGTCATGTCGATTTAAGAGGTACCCAACATTATCTAAGACTTACAGCTGAATTATATCCAACGATTACTGCTTCTATTGAAGAACACTATTCAACCTTAATACCGGAGGTATTTTTTCATGAAGCAGACTGA
- a CDS encoding site-specific integrase: MNEKTPVEELVFNVLAELERLNYSYNSICGYRAFYKRVVAFATEKKEKYYSEELGSEFLKVKYDCTINYYVEAMPKFLRGPIRRIRVLGDYQLHGVIIRRIFKKPGYVKPSQFEKELVAYEKECAENEYSKRGLRTRMQRLYFFIHYLDARGIQNVNEITGETISDYVKTIFAHHEKSMASILTTLRVFLRFLFLNQNTQEDLSLKVPKQKKYYYPPIPSVWKQEDVVSMLENIDRGNPTGKRDYAILLLVARLGIRAGDIKSLKLTDLDWENKTIVLKQNKTKRMVSYPILNDIGWALIDYLKEARPVSDSPFVFLRMNAPYEAFGRDANLHNIITKHTRKAGITVSKEKRHGLHSLRHTLASSLLEQGTPLPVISEVLGHINSRSTAVYLQTDIKSLRKCALDPEEVFKNDSR, encoded by the coding sequence ATGAATGAAAAAACTCCTGTTGAGGAACTAGTTTTCAATGTATTAGCAGAACTTGAGAGACTGAATTATTCCTATAATTCGATCTGTGGATATCGAGCATTTTATAAGCGTGTTGTTGCTTTCGCAACAGAAAAGAAAGAGAAATATTATTCTGAAGAACTAGGTAGTGAATTCTTAAAAGTAAAGTATGACTGCACTATCAATTATTATGTTGAAGCAATGCCGAAATTTTTAAGAGGCCCTATTCGAAGAATTAGAGTCCTTGGTGATTATCAGTTGCATGGAGTCATAATACGGAGGATATTTAAAAAGCCAGGTTATGTAAAACCAAGTCAATTCGAAAAAGAACTAGTTGCGTACGAAAAAGAATGTGCTGAAAACGAGTATTCAAAAAGAGGACTTCGTACACGTATGCAAAGACTGTACTTTTTCATACATTATCTAGATGCACGTGGTATTCAAAATGTTAATGAGATCACAGGTGAAACCATATCTGATTATGTCAAAACAATCTTTGCACATCATGAAAAAAGTATGGCATCAATTTTGACGACGCTAAGAGTATTCTTACGTTTTCTTTTTCTTAATCAAAATACGCAGGAAGACCTTTCATTAAAAGTACCAAAACAAAAGAAATACTATTATCCACCTATACCTTCGGTATGGAAACAAGAAGACGTAGTCTCAATGCTTGAAAACATTGATAGAGGAAATCCAACTGGAAAAAGGGATTATGCCATCCTTCTCCTAGTAGCACGTCTTGGAATTCGAGCAGGAGACATTAAATCCTTAAAACTTACAGATCTTGATTGGGAAAATAAAACCATAGTACTAAAACAGAATAAAACCAAAAGAATGGTTTCTTATCCAATACTTAATGATATTGGTTGGGCATTGATTGACTATCTAAAGGAAGCTCGTCCAGTAAGTGATTCACCATTTGTTTTTTTACGGATGAATGCACCGTATGAGGCATTTGGTAGAGATGCCAATCTACATAACATTATAACTAAGCATACAAGAAAGGCTGGTATCACTGTCTCGAAGGAAAAACGCCATGGTTTACATTCACTTAGGCATACATTAGCAAGTTCTCTCCTAGAACAAGGTACCCCTCTCCCTGTAATCTCAGAAGTTCTTGGGCATATCAACTCAAGATCTACGGCAGTATATTTACAAACTGATATCAAAAGTTTAAGAAAATGTGCTCTAGATCCAGAGGAGGTATTTAAAAATGACTCAAGATAA
- a CDS encoding DUF421 domain-containing protein, with translation MEEVNIGLLTIKVIVGFATLFFIIIITGRTSIYQLTPFHLVFVLVLGDFLGNTIYEDKVGIFHFLYAIGLWTFLMLGIEFMTLKNKSTRSLLLGNPNIIIRDGVMDRKLLTKNKLDVNQVLSILRQNNVFSVREVKYGILEANGQISLLLKSKYQKPDKQDLNLPESPVDLPTSLIIDGEILWDNLHELGFDQQWLDNQLTTNGYDNVKRILYADWRESEGIHVSPK, from the coding sequence TTGGAAGAAGTTAATATTGGTTTACTGACGATCAAAGTCATCGTTGGTTTTGCCACTTTATTTTTTATCATTATCATAACAGGCAGAACATCCATCTATCAGTTAACCCCGTTTCACTTAGTTTTTGTGTTAGTACTTGGAGATTTTTTAGGAAATACCATTTATGAAGATAAGGTAGGGATTTTTCATTTTTTATATGCCATCGGATTGTGGACGTTTCTTATGTTGGGAATAGAGTTTATGACTCTAAAAAATAAATCGACACGTTCTCTCTTATTAGGCAATCCTAACATCATCATTCGAGATGGTGTTATGGACAGAAAGTTACTTACAAAGAACAAATTGGATGTAAATCAAGTATTGAGTATACTCCGTCAAAATAATGTCTTTTCAGTTCGCGAAGTCAAATACGGTATATTGGAAGCTAATGGGCAAATAAGTTTATTATTAAAATCCAAGTATCAAAAACCAGACAAGCAAGATCTCAATCTTCCAGAAAGTCCAGTAGACCTCCCAACATCGTTAATTATAGATGGGGAAATTTTATGGGATAATTTACATGAACTCGGATTTGATCAACAGTGGTTAGATAACCAATTAACTACCAATGGATATGATAATGTAAAGCGTATACTTTACGCAGATTGGCGAGAGAGTGAAGGCATACATGTAAGTCCTAAATAA
- a CDS encoding CBO0543 family protein: MGLPIAFLPFIPRAFPFDFSMVPVAYMLLYQYFRRWKSFILAQIIMALTYAYIGEPFCEWVKLVNYLEWRYRYSFIYYIMVGIVTRALILKLASLSKPQDLTTK, from the coding sequence TTGGGATTACCCATTGCATTCCTACCTTTTATTCCTAGGGCCTTTCCTTTTGATTTTTCAATGGTACCTGTAGCTTACATGTTGTTATATCAATATTTTAGAAGATGGAAATCTTTTATTTTAGCCCAGATCATTATGGCACTAACATATGCCTATATAGGTGAACCCTTTTGCGAGTGGGTCAAACTTGTTAATTATTTAGAGTGGAGATACAGATATTCATTCATATATTACATCATGGTTGGAATTGTAACTCGAGCTTTAATACTAAAACTAGCCTCTTTATCTAAACCTCAAGATCTTACAACTAAGTAA
- a CDS encoding Ger(x)C family spore germination protein: MKKIVILLCSLLCTACMAPEKIIEMQGISTIIGFDLLDDNTYKGTISLLQFDRKEEKTSVTLSADGTTNKQIRQKLEEQTSHDITSGQLRTILFNKNMAETVGISSFLDSMQRDSSISYLIFLAITDNAEETIKNKNYEEYPEMGSYIYQLLDKHEKKEMLVNSNLHDFITTLYEIGIDPTLPMIKNANGVAPSIDGVALFKEDKIVGSISLINTLYIKLFTNNKAFLGDITVEIAAEELEKRGMAELNLPKSDIYKITLHPIKYKGNIEIKNEELVHLNATISVSTLEFQPSISVKNKDSLNKMEQLIGEALNKEFGYILEEFKNLNTDPIGIGRKIRSVRKYSYLTEEDLRQKYSALKIKPNIKVEIKRTGTVD; encoded by the coding sequence ATGAAAAAAATTGTTATTCTGCTGTGTTCTCTTCTTTGTACTGCATGTATGGCCCCTGAAAAAATAATAGAAATGCAAGGAATTTCAACGATTATTGGTTTTGACTTGCTTGATGACAATACATACAAAGGCACTATCAGTTTGTTACAATTTGACCGAAAAGAAGAAAAGACAAGTGTAACCCTTTCTGCCGACGGAACGACTAATAAACAAATCAGACAAAAACTAGAGGAACAGACAAGCCATGATATTACGTCTGGTCAATTAAGGACCATACTGTTTAATAAAAATATGGCAGAAACAGTAGGAATTTCTTCTTTTCTGGATTCTATGCAACGAGATAGCAGTATCAGTTATTTAATCTTTTTGGCCATTACTGATAATGCTGAGGAGACGATTAAAAATAAAAACTATGAAGAATATCCCGAAATGGGATCCTATATCTATCAACTATTGGATAAACACGAAAAGAAAGAAATGTTAGTCAACTCCAACTTACATGATTTTATAACCACACTATATGAAATTGGTATCGATCCTACCCTACCCATGATAAAAAATGCAAATGGGGTAGCACCTTCTATAGATGGTGTTGCATTATTCAAAGAAGATAAAATTGTTGGATCTATTTCGTTGATAAACACCCTTTACATAAAATTATTCACAAATAATAAGGCATTTTTAGGGGATATAACTGTAGAGATTGCTGCTGAAGAACTAGAGAAAAGAGGTATGGCCGAACTCAACCTTCCTAAAAGTGATATTTATAAGATTACACTTCATCCAATAAAGTACAAAGGAAACATTGAAATAAAGAACGAAGAATTGGTTCATTTAAATGCAACGATTTCCGTTTCAACATTAGAATTTCAACCATCTATTTCTGTGAAAAATAAAGATTCACTAAACAAAATGGAGCAACTAATTGGTGAAGCCCTAAACAAAGAATTTGGATATATACTTGAGGAATTTAAAAATTTAAATACGGATCCCATTGGCATCGGAAGAAAAATAAGAAGTGTTAGAAAATATTCCTATTTAACTGAGGAAGATTTAAGACAAAAATATTCAGCACTAAAGATAAAACCAAATATAAAGGTGGAAATTAAGCGAACTGGAACAGTTGATTAA
- a CDS encoding GerAB/ArcD/ProY family transporter, with amino-acid sequence MKSNIRFVNAFMAFYIIHTSQIGMGILEVPRIVYLESKKDAWISILLSGLFVSLITWLMISILKKNEGGTLFEIHEHIFGRLIGSIFNFLIVIYFIAVHYSITISYVELSLTWGYEGVYEWVGVLVLLILTIYAVSGGFRVVTGVCFLSFLLTIWLLFVVYQPLQTINLTRILPIMTTTPSEIMKGVFKSSYTMLGFETLFFIFPFIKEKNKLQLFSQIAVWFTTILVLITTVVSILFFSAKELEKNVWPVVSMISTVHFPFIERFEFVAVPLWILVIFPNLCITLYISSMGIKQIFHIKQKYGIWLISIIPFICSFLITKRVDNNYFFDQIGKIGFFLWFIYPIFLYGITIIKSKINTRSRRS; translated from the coding sequence ATGAAATCAAATATACGATTTGTTAACGCCTTTATGGCGTTTTATATCATACACACTTCGCAAATTGGTATGGGAATTCTTGAAGTTCCAAGAATTGTGTATCTAGAATCAAAAAAAGATGCTTGGATATCCATTTTACTATCTGGTTTATTCGTTAGCTTGATTACATGGTTAATGATTTCTATCCTAAAAAAAAATGAAGGTGGTACTCTTTTTGAAATTCATGAACATATATTCGGACGCTTGATTGGTAGTATTTTTAACTTCCTTATTGTCATTTACTTTATTGCCGTCCATTATTCGATTACCATTAGTTATGTCGAGTTGTCACTAACATGGGGATATGAAGGTGTCTATGAATGGGTCGGGGTATTGGTTTTATTAATATTAACCATTTATGCTGTATCCGGCGGATTTAGAGTAGTGACCGGTGTTTGCTTCTTATCCTTTTTATTGACTATATGGCTGCTATTTGTTGTGTACCAACCACTTCAAACCATAAACCTAACTAGGATTTTACCTATTATGACGACAACTCCTTCAGAAATTATGAAAGGAGTTTTCAAGAGCAGTTATACAATGTTAGGTTTCGAGACGTTATTTTTTATTTTTCCATTTATAAAGGAGAAAAATAAACTACAGCTGTTTAGTCAAATAGCAGTCTGGTTTACGACCATTCTTGTTTTAATAACAACTGTTGTTTCTATTTTATTTTTTAGCGCGAAAGAATTAGAGAAGAATGTATGGCCTGTTGTCAGCATGATTAGCACGGTCCATTTTCCATTTATTGAGCGCTTTGAATTTGTTGCGGTTCCATTATGGATTTTAGTTATTTTTCCAAACCTATGTATCACTCTGTATATTTCTTCCATGGGTATTAAACAGATTTTTCATATAAAACAGAAATATGGAATATGGCTCATCTCCATTATCCCTTTTATCTGCAGTTTTTTAATTACTAAAAGAGTAGATAATAATTATTTTTTTGATCAAATTGGCAAAATTGGATTTTTTCTGTGGTTTATCTATCCGATTTTCTTGTATGGAATAACCATTATAAAATCAAAAATCAATACTCGTTCCAGAAGGAGTTGA